The window tatgacatggCTCAGATGGCTCAGATGTCTTAGAGAGTttgaacttttattttttatttattgtttatgtTTGCTACTATTTTGGTAACTCATCAATTTCTAAGCATCGAAATTAGAGAGTTTGAATTtagatttattatttattattatttattgttttataaataggaaaaattacaaaaaattaaaCCATGTGATTTGgtccattttcaaacataaactatcTGGTTTGAAAGTTCGCAAATAGATACCATATGATACGTTCCATTAGCAAAAGCATTCCAAAATTGTAACACCGTTAAAAAATGCTGATGTGGCAATATTGATCAAAAAGTCAGATAagtatttttctcattttcccTATTTTCTCCATTGTTCTTTCTTATCTCTCCTCTATCACCCACACCAACTCTCTTCCCACTGCATCTTCGTTTGAGAAGAAAAAGATATTAGTCTAAATCAGTATCAGCATGGATTTCTCCAGCATTAACAAGAATGCTCTGCAATGGGCCATCGATAACTTAGCTGATAAAGGAGATACTCTTTTTATTATCCATAACCATATCAATCCAAACACTCTTCATGAATCTCGCAACAAGCTCTGGGCCAAGTCTGTTCTCGTCAGTAAttttttactcttatttttctatttattcCGATTTGATCTGATATGACTTGATCGACttgttttcttttgattttctgCTCTCATTCCTTTGGCCCCGTTCAGAGAGTCAGAGATAATGAAGAGTTATGTTgttaaaatttatatagaaattcCTGATATGCTTGATATTGTTTCTAGACAAACAGAGGTATTTCTATTGTTGATTGTGTTTATGGATTTCGAAAAGAGAGAATTGGATCTAATGTATTGTGTTTCAGAGGTGAATATTGTCACAAAATTGTAATGTGGAGGAGATCCCACAGAAAAGCTTCttgaattaaaaataaaaaaaattataaaaagaagTAAAAGAATATGAAGAAGAAATTAGAAGAGAAACCTTGCATATTTGAAGATGCACTTGAAAGAGAGACGGTGATGATGATGGAGGAAAGAacaaaagagaagagagaaaaaataacaaaaattactCCTATGATTTTTTGGCCAATGTTGTCACATCAGTattttttaacggtgttaaaattttGGACTGTTTTTGCTAACGGAATGTATTATATGGTATCtctttgtaaacttttaaagcacatagtttatgtttgaaatttTTGTAAACCAcgtggtttatttttgtactttttctttataaatataagTAGATGACCTTTTCAAATTTTCCTTTCTACTAATTTGACAACTCAttaaaaatacatttaaaaCTCTTCTTGTTCATTTTTCTCTAAGCATCGAACTTAGAGAGTGTGAACTTCTAtttgttatttattattttatatttgctACTAATTTGacaattcatacatttttaAAGCATCAAATTTAGAGAGTTtgaacttttatttatttattgttttttatattataaatatatgtagatgattttttaattttccttttttactaatttgacaacTCATTAAATATACATTTAAAATTCTTATTGTTTATTTCTCTCTTCTATACTTTTaataacataatatatataaatatatatatatatatatatatatatatatatatatcattttttttgagaaatatatatataacaacggAAAAGTGATCAACCTTTAACTAATAGtactatatttaaaaaaaaaaaactatgccTCAAAATCTATATTTATAAGGTactttgatttattaattaaaatgacatgaaatgtctttaaaaaaaaataccatagtatgattatttttttaaataggaAGTTTTTCCTTATTATATATAGCTTTATATATACTTGTGTTATAGTTGTTCTTTAGTATTAACATTAGATGAAATTTATACCAATTTCAATgctaataattataaaatctGCCTTTTATCTTGATCTCTCTTCTACTTAAATAGTTTGCCAAAACCAATTTACATAACTtgattcttaaaaataaaaataaaaataaaaataataataacttgattttggaaatattttccAAACATGCATGAGATGCAATGCATATTTCTGATGACACGTTCATGGAGCTTGATTGAGGACTGATTATGGATTATTTGTAAATATGGAGAATATGAATTGAGGTTGCAATTAATGCCAATTCatacatatattaatatttttcaggaaaagtaaaaaaagaaatgtttgTAATTACAAATAGTACAAACATAAAGTCTagctttaaaaaattaatttctgaaCAAAAATACATAATGAATCACAAAGACTAGCAATAATTAAAACCGAGGGCACATACAGAATATTTGAAGACATTTAATAAAAATGTATCATTtctaatcattataacaaaattgtatttaaaattttcaaaaaagatTAATTTACATAGGGAGCTCTCAATTAGCTAGGATTAAGGATCATAATCTTCTGATTATAGGAACTAAATAATGAAGAATTTATTTGGAAATAAGAACTCatcaagaatatatatatatatatatatatatatataaaataggcAATGGAAAAGATTCGTGTGGTAGTGGACCCTGTTTTTGAAGGTGTATGAACCCTTATGTTGTATGTGATGTTGGCATATAGTGGCCTTAAGGTCCCCCTTGGAAAGGGCATCCCTCtacctattttatttttatatatttctcTTTAATTATAACATTTCTACAAACTCTTTTTCAACTTACATTTCTCTCACatagaaatataattttaccaaaaaaagaactagaaaaataatttacattctcaaaatttcttttattctttttattaaagatggaagaaaaaaaaagacaactaAGTTAACATCTCAAGAATACCAGAAACTAAATCGGGCAGAATATATAAAATAGTACATtctcaatttcttaaaaaatatatgaaaggatttaaatatcaatttaccTATGAATACTTcaacaataaatataaaaattaaaccatttttcttcttttaaaaAACTCTAAGCGCTAatcttttttattgtttttgagATGacacttctttcttcttccttgcatctattattttatcatcgtactttattttacattttattttattttgtgttttttaattcatatttcatcttatttctttttttaatgatatgtatgtattatctataattttttttatttcatttgccCCTTTCTAAATTCAACTCGAGAgtgatttatttaaattattcatGGTAAGTGCAAtgtaaattattaaatttacgTTATTTCAATATGATCAATTCAGAttcgttattttttttaaaagaatttcAATGCTGAAATTTGGATTGACGTCCTTCTACCACTTTATAATATATTAGAATTTCATAATATGTGATtcatatatatttgatataattattaaaatttcatATTATGTAATTCATGTATATTTCATTTTGGGTTTACTTTTTATGATATTTATTGTCCTTTGTGGaccattttcttttataattagtaaattttaAACATCTTTAATTTAGATTTCTAcgagatttaatttttttaatttagatttATATGAGATtttattcctttattttctttttatagtttttttatttaatggagttatatatgttttatgtataaaaaaaacttatatacAAATATTATATAAGTCACTATTTTACTACTAAATCCaatattcttatatttttattcactACGActgtaaaaaaattatttacattttatatgagattttattcctttagtttaGATTTATACAAGATTGTATTCCTTTATTTCTTGTTGTAGTTTTTTTCTTTAACGGGGCTATATAtgttttatgtaaaaaaaaaaaatttaaagctatataaaataatataggaATCAATGTTTCaatattcttatatttttatttactgcAACTGTAAAAACCTAATTAAATATTATACGagattttatttctttaatttaGATTTATACGAGATTGTATTCTTTTATTTCTTGTTGTAGTTTTTTCTTTAATGGAACTATATATgatttatgtaaaaaaaaaaattaaacctaTATAAGTTTTCTtcaataagtatatatatatatatatatatatatatatatatatatatatatatgagtcaCTTTTTCACCGCTAAATTCaatattcttatatttttattactacaactgtaaaaaaaattaattacattttatatgAGATTTTATTCCTTTAATTTAGATTTATACGAGATTTtattcctttattttcattttgtaTTTTTGTCCTTACTAGaactttatttaaaaaaaagaatttaaacttatataaaattaatatatgaatCACTTTTGTACCGCTAAATCCaatattcttatatttttattgactaCAACCGTCAAAacttaattacattttatacgaaattttatttctttaattatatttatacgAGATTTTATTCCTTTGTTTTTTTGTTGTAGTTTTTTCTGTAACGGAGctagtaaaaaataaaataaaaaatttaaacctatataaaaaaataatatatgaaTCATTTTTTACAGCTAAAtccaatatttttatatttttttttactacaacttaattacattttataaaaatttactGGTGTTTTTTCTTAAAACTTTTTTTACTGGTGTATTTAATTAGAATAGAACCCAGGAGAATATTTATACATTATTCATTCTCCTAATTTTTCTAAGTTTTGCATAAAACTTCGAAATTtcatagttaaaaaaaaaaaatgctccTCCAGTACCTCATTtctttattcattttctttttctttttttctctattGAAAATTTCAGATCATAGAAGAACAAACATTAATCAATTCTAAGATTTACATGAACatgaaaaataaacaaaaatacaaCACtagtctcttcttcttctttttttttttttttttttttgaatttatttattcttttggaACCTGAACTTCTCTCTTTCTCCCATATCTTTCCTTTATCTCTTAATCACATTATTTATTtagcaaaaaaataaataaattataaaaataataaaacatataaTCCCACTGACTATATGCTACATCTCTCACCATGTATTAATGAAGATTCGTTGGACCCCAATTGACGGCTGCCGGAATCTGGAGCCAGCAATCAAAATCCGTGACTTAACCTGCAGAGCTAATCGACGTTTGcctgtttggtacaatttcatAGCCGCCGgcttcatcatcatcttcatcatcatcattatcaTGATCTTGATCACTCTCTAAATCATCCATAACAGAATCATGTTGAGAAGGCTGAGGAGGAGGTGGAGGAGGAGCAGGCGGAGGCGGCCATTGTTGCTCCGGTCGTACCATTAAAGGAACAGAATTCTCAGGCTTGAATTGGACAACATTGGAATTCTTCTCTCTATATAAAGCATCAAGCTGGTGAAAATAAGGACATGTTTTAGAATCTTCAGGCCTTTTTTTGTTGCTTTCTTTCACTTTCTTGAAGTACTTATTGATATTCTCCCATTTCTCTTTGCATCTTTTAGCATTCCGATTATATCCAAGCTTTCTCATTCCTGCTGATATCTCTTCCCAAAGTGGCCCTTTTGGTCCATTTTCTTGATATTTTGAGTCTAATGTAGTCCTCAAATGAATCAATGCTTCAACTTCAACTTTAGGCCATCTTGATGAGCTTGCTCCTGAACCAGACATTACTACTAATGCTTGATCCCCATTGTTATCACCTTTAAACTCCACAATTCTCCCTTCCTGCTGCTGAACCGGGGTCGGTACCAACTGCATTGCTTGTGGCTGCATCGCTTGTGCTGGTGCTGATGCTTGTATTGGTTGTGGTGTCATCGATGCTTGCTGTGGCtggggaggaggaggaggtgcTGATGCTGGTACTGGTGCCGATGCTTGTACTGGTTTTGGAGGGGGTATCTGTTGCTGCGGCGGCTGCTGATTCGGTACTTGCTGTTGCTGTGGGGGTGGATTTTGCTGGTCAGATAACTTTTGTAAAAATGCCATAACTGCAGCATCTTTAGCAGAAGCCATAGATCTTTCTTGGGCTAAGATTTCGCGTTCTCTATTAATTCTTGACATTTCCTGCATTCTCCAAGATTCTTCCCTCACCATTCTCTCATGTTCCCTTTTCTCAATTGCTTCTAAGAATTTATTCTGCATATCTTCTTGCCTGTGTATAACTTCCTTCATCAGCCGCTCAAAGAAATCCTTCCACTTCCTCTTCCTCCGCCGCCCTTGAATTTCCATGTCTGAGGACGTGGATGATGAAGATGTCGAATTCGAGAGAAGATCCCCCGAAAAACTTGGCACTGAAGAAGATACATTTATAGGGTTTTTCTCTTGTATTACTGTAGGGTTTACTGCAAATGGAGGAACTGTCAGATTAATTCCCGTTGATACAATTCCTTGATCCGGTATTGATGTAACAGTAGGACTAATAATATGAGATGCACCAACACTTTGAGAAgtaagaggaggaggaggaggatgagATGCCGGTGCCGGGGCAGGTGCAGGTGGCGGTGGTGCGGGTGGATTAACCACCGGCATTGGTAAGGTTGGGATAGTTGCAGGTTGAGGCTTTGGCGGCGGCGGCGGAAATGAAGGTGGAGGGTGAGATTCAAACGCTTCTAATTGATCAAAAAATCTATACGCTTTTCCTTCTTGTTTaccgcttcttccttctttgGTTCTCTTGTGATACTTGTACACATTCTCGAACTTCTCTTTACATTTCTTTGAACTTCGATTATAACCCAGTTCTGCTAACTTCCTGATTCATTCACCAAGTacacaaacaacaacaaaaaacaaACATTTCTAAAACATTTCCCacataaaatttcaaaaaaaaaaaaaaaactgtaattaattaaataattaagacATTATTCGACCCAACTTAATTAATTCTCTTATCTTAATTACAAGACAAAAGAAATAATGAGATCCAAGTACAATTCCAATTACATTTAAGAGATGGAGGGAGGGagctaattaaaattaaattaagataATTGGGGATTAAAATGAAGTTGCAGCAAGAATTGAGTGTGTATGGGTAATTActgcaaaaagaaaaagaaagtgacCCAGATAAACAAAATGTCCAAATACTGAATTTTGCTGAATTGTATCAAAACAAAACTCATTTCAAGAAAAAAGTTTAATtccttaataaaaataaaatcatcgAAAAGTGTAATCTATCTGTAAGAGaataataaatctggaaacgtaaacaaaagaaagagaaagagaaagagattgtGTAAGTTGCAGATCTCCATTAATGGAAaacccccaaaaaaaaaaaaaaaaaaaaactgacctGGAAACTTCATCCCATAAAGGACCCTTAACACTAGCATCTCGAAAAGCAACGTCCATATCCGACCTTATTCTCAAGAGTGCTAAAGTTTCCTCCCGCGGCCATCGGTTTCCGCCGAAGCTCCGGTCACCTTCATCAGCACCACCGCCTCTTGCTCTATCTTCATCAGCTGAATTATTGTTTGGGCCCACCACATGTCCAACTTCAAGATGATGGTGATGGTGGTGAGAAGGATGAGATGCCGCTGCCTGGTCAGGCCCGCTGCCGCCAGCACCACCACCGCGGCTGGGTGTTGTAGTGGCTGCTAGAACACTACTTGAGTCCCCTAGCATAGGACTCACCTTGTTTTCCTGGTCTTCTActcttcttttattttctgaaaTTACAGTTGTTTTGGGGAaaaaattgtatatatatagaaagaGAAGGTGAAAtgaattttctttctctttctctctcgaGGGTTATATGAAATTCAAGAGgggttaatttatttatttctttatttctttaattCTGTGGGATCTGCCCTCTGCTTCTCAATCTCAAGAAGTGattcttttttctattttttaattatttttcaagtagtaatttatttttattattttgcttTTTTAGATGTGGaatcttttttatttaaatttatttaatagtTATTTGTTTTGGTAGGGTTGGCTAGTTAAAAAGCATAGTAAGAGGTGTCACTTGTTTCATCTCAGTAATAGTAAAGGTGGCACTGCACTGGCACAGAaagatatataaataaaataatataataattattaggAATTTATAAACAGCTGCACATAGAGACGATGGTGATAATTAGTTGGTTTTTGTCTGTCCAGCTAAATTTAGTTAAAAGCCGGCCCATGTAGGTCACCTttatttctctttctttttatcttttttttttttatttatttatttttgcaatGATTTTTGGTGGCTGTTTTTAGGGCAAAGTGACTAATCTCAGCTTTACTTTATAGGGAGGTTATTTTGGATTTCAGTGGGATGTGGGCGGCAACTTACCTAAATACCCCTCACATGGATCACATTGACCTTTAATCATTGAAGCTAATTTTTcacaaattatattttaatttcatCACCTCATTTCTGATCTGGGTTTGTCACTATTTTTTAATTGATAATTTATAAAGACAAAATTGCCCttcaaacaaatttatttatattttattgggTGAAACTGTGCTTGTGGTTACAGGGGCCTACAGTGATTATGACAAATGTAGTTtgacaaattataaaaaaaaaaaaaaaaatcataattatgCAAAGAAATATCGGCATAAACTTATCTTAAAAAGgacatattaaaaaataaaataaaaaaaagtgggATCCACAGTGAAATAAAACTAGTTAGATGTAGGTCATGTTATTTGTCGAAACCATTTATGAAATGAAGTAAATGGTGACCAATTCAGTTAGGTTGCAACCTACCCTATTAAATAGgatcaatataattttaatcaCCCATCATTGTAAATTAATTGGACCATTACTCTTTGTATCCTCTAATTAAAAGGATGTTTCTCTTTTTTTTGCCCTCATACCCATTCAATTTAAGTACCACTAATTCactcttttatttattattttcaaaaataagcCATGAAGAATTTATCATTGGATGGTATTCAATGTCAAGACTTTTTCATCAATAAATGTTTAATTTTAGTCAAACCCAAAAAACTTTTTGTGGGTAATTAGGAACCACCCAATAAATTTGGGGGGAGGGTAAGAAAGGGAATATAAACTAgtagtaatttaatttatatttatatatatgtggatgtataattttttctttttattttcacattgtgCAATCAATTTCTGTAACTCAATTATTGCGTCCAAAAAAAACAAGTGGATTGCCCAACACATAATGCAAAGAAAGTGGGGTCCTCCTTAATCAATATGTGATTAAAtgcatataataaaatataatcctgggattaaattatatttttcagAATCCTTTATAATTTTATCTATACTATAAATAGGTAATTATCCCTAGCATGCAATTCACTGATCATTTCTTATCACAATTATATATTTCTATAatattactttaaactttaatataaaaaatatcattttgaacgataaatttaaaataaaagctTATAATGTTGATTTCTCAGTAATTAATACAATCGTTTTATATTTGTAATCTGTTCGTTTGATATGGTTAACCAAAACCGATGATTGATACACCAATTTTGTATTTGTAAAGAACCCATTATTATAAATAATGGGTTCAATTGTTGGAAGCTGCTGCAACAAGTCAGCAACGTTTGACATAGTTATGAAAAGGGGAACGGATGctttaaaaatgaaatttaaattatttgtaCAATAAAATCTCTATATGCaggctatttgtataacaattgggaggttattactaaatagagtttggtaatagagattattaccaagttgggaccgggtttttttataacaaaatagagattATTTCTATATTTAAAGTATTTCTATATAGAGATTTTACAGTATTGATTTACATGTTAAATtctatttttggtaaaaattaaTCTTGTTGGGCAGTAACACATAACCAGAAtattaacttaaatatttttttaccaattatagtattttggaaactgtatattattttaatatacgAAATGGTAAACTTTATCTATAGTATTTTCAATCAGGATCAATGTTatctttttttaatacaaaattTGAATGGACTAATGTGACTGTCTTTTGAATGCCAAATCGGACCTCAAAACGAGTCTGTTGATAAAATGAAGCAAGTTCAGGTATTTTTACAAGTTTTTACTAAATAGCAATAATTTTAAACAGTTTTTTTGTGGTTAACTTTTATGTAACaaactttttttatataatttatccaATTTCTCGGAGGTTCGTTAGACATTTTAGATTTGCCAATTAAAGCTTTTTGCATACGATAGGATTCGAACTCGAGATGTAGCTTAAGTGACTTGAGGAACTTCACTACTTAAGACGATCTTAATTGGTTTTTAAGTAACAAACTTAGTTTCGGTATTTTGGATGGTTATTTGTAATTGCGttaataacaaaattaatattatagATAACAAATCAAATAATGGTAAACTAATTTGTACAAATTATTTGTTATGTAAATGTAAAATTAATCTTGATTGAAATAAAATTCTACTATATTATAAGTTAGAGTAAGCCtccacttttcaaaaaaaaaaatgataaggaTCAAATCTGGAACTTGTTCCAAATATTTATAATCAATGTacatatcaaaataaaaataaatgaatattaattaaataaatattataattgaaaAAATTGGTAAATAACTTTTTTTGCTAGTTACAATGTAAATGCATTAAAATATTTCGAAACACGGTGTCAAATGTTGTTAGCTGCTGCAGCAGCTTCCAGCAATTG of the Euphorbia lathyris chromosome 7, ddEupLath1.1, whole genome shotgun sequence genome contains:
- the LOC136235369 gene encoding trihelix transcription factor DF1-like, with amino-acid sequence MLGDSSSVLAATTTPSRGGGAGGSGPDQAAASHPSHHHHHHLEVGHVVGPNNNSADEDRARGGGADEGDRSFGGNRWPREETLALLRIRSDMDVAFRDASVKGPLWDEVSRKLAELGYNRSSKKCKEKFENVYKYHKRTKEGRSGKQEGKAYRFFDQLEAFESHPPPSFPPPPPKPQPATIPTLPMPVVNPPAPPPPAPAPAPASHPPPPPLTSQSVGASHIISPTVTSIPDQGIVSTGINLTVPPFAVNPTVIQEKNPINVSSSVPSFSGDLLSNSTSSSSTSSDMEIQGRRRKRKWKDFFERLMKEVIHRQEDMQNKFLEAIEKREHERMVREESWRMQEMSRINREREILAQERSMASAKDAAVMAFLQKLSDQQNPPPQQQQVPNQQPPQQQIPPPKPVQASAPVPASAPPPPPQPQQASMTPQPIQASAPAQAMQPQAMQLVPTPVQQQEGRIVEFKGDNNGDQALVVMSGSGASSSRWPKVEVEALIHLRTTLDSKYQENGPKGPLWEEISAGMRKLGYNRNAKRCKEKWENINKYFKKVKESNKKRPEDSKTCPYFHQLDALYREKNSNVVQFKPENSVPLMVRPEQQWPPPPAPPPPPPQPSQHDSVMDDLESDQDHDNDDDEDDDEAGGYEIVPNRQTSISSAG